The proteins below are encoded in one region of Ereboglobus luteus:
- a CDS encoding HIT family protein: MEQLHAFWRMDYIEAPRAPKSAKPFSALPAMGDDRAALIVYRGALSYLMLNRFPYNPGHLLAIPFREVADIEELTPEESADLFRTIILAKKLLRVVIGPDGFNVGFNLGTASGGSIEHLHAHIVPRWNGDTNFMPVIGQTRVLPQALETTWEKLHAEAARLAAS, encoded by the coding sequence ATGGAACAACTTCACGCATTCTGGCGCATGGATTACATCGAGGCGCCGCGCGCGCCGAAAAGCGCGAAACCTTTCAGCGCGTTGCCCGCGATGGGCGACGACCGCGCCGCGCTCATCGTTTATCGCGGTGCGTTGTCCTACTTGATGCTGAACCGCTTCCCCTACAACCCGGGGCACTTGCTCGCGATTCCCTTTCGCGAGGTGGCGGACATCGAGGAGCTGACGCCGGAGGAAAGCGCGGATTTGTTTCGCACAATTATCCTCGCGAAAAAACTGCTGCGCGTGGTGATCGGGCCGGACGGTTTTAATGTGGGTTTCAACCTTGGCACCGCGTCGGGCGGCAGCATTGAGCATTTGCACGCGCACATCGTGCCGCGCTGGAATGGCGACACGAATTTCATGCCGGTAATCGGCCAGACACGCGTGCTCCCCCAGGCGCTCGAAACGACGTGGGAGAAATTGCACGCGGAAGCCGCGCGCCTCGCGGCCTCGTAA
- a CDS encoding glycosyltransferase family 2 protein, whose translation MNAPVSKTHLVLIPSYNTGARLLLETVGNVLAHWAPVWVVIDGSTDGSGEALQIFAASQPGLRVIVRDKNSGKGASVLHAARLALAEGFTHALVMDADGQHPVGRIRDFMAVSQAEPAALVLGKPVFGPEAPLVRLKGRKLSIGLVHFECLGDGIDDPLFGFRVYPLAPLVDVMRRTWFARRYDFDPELAVRLFWAGVPAINLPAACKYLSRTEGGISHFHYLRDNLRMIWLHTRLITALLLHKWPAARRAQKKRKQQSSA comes from the coding sequence ATGAACGCGCCCGTTTCAAAGACACACCTCGTGCTCATCCCGAGCTACAACACCGGCGCCCGGCTCCTGCTCGAAACCGTGGGCAATGTGCTCGCGCATTGGGCGCCCGTGTGGGTTGTCATCGACGGCAGCACCGACGGCAGCGGCGAGGCGCTGCAAATTTTCGCCGCCTCGCAGCCCGGCCTCCGCGTCATCGTGCGCGATAAAAATTCCGGCAAGGGCGCGAGCGTTCTTCACGCCGCGCGGCTCGCGCTTGCGGAAGGTTTTACGCACGCGCTTGTGATGGACGCCGACGGACAGCATCCCGTCGGGCGCATCCGCGATTTCATGGCGGTGTCGCAGGCCGAGCCCGCCGCGCTCGTGCTCGGCAAACCCGTCTTCGGTCCCGAGGCGCCGCTCGTCCGGCTCAAGGGCCGCAAGCTCAGCATCGGCCTTGTGCATTTCGAGTGCCTCGGCGACGGTATCGACGATCCGCTTTTCGGCTTCCGCGTGTATCCGCTCGCGCCGCTCGTTGACGTGATGCGGCGCACGTGGTTTGCGCGGCGCTATGATTTCGACCCCGAGCTCGCCGTGCGCCTTTTCTGGGCCGGCGTCCCCGCGATCAACCTCCCCGCCGCGTGCAAATATCTCTCGCGCACCGAGGGCGGCATTTCCCATTTTCACTACCTGCGCGACAACCTCCGCATGATCTGGCTGCACACGCGCCTCATCACCGCGCTCCTCCTCCACAAATGGCCCGCCGCCCGCCGCGCCCAAAAAAAACGCAAACAACAATCTTCCGCATGA
- a CDS encoding LolA-related protein: protein MKSNPRIAALLLLSLFTLHPSLFLSAAPPAERGSVIERGSSADEWQWLFSALAAKGATFSTFTENRYFTARKEPITLQGEMRLAPECGLSLRYTAPGETLTIIDSEGLLLRDAKGRTRQIKAGTRDAGLVTALLPVMRFDSEQLFKQFTVYAARDGGDWRFDFVPLNEKLASALGAIVVTGAGAEIKKIAFNTSPKLRVEVLVGESKTGVVFTADELKSYFRADK, encoded by the coding sequence ATGAAATCCAATCCGCGCATCGCCGCGCTTCTCCTCCTTTCACTCTTCACCCTTCACCCTTCACTCTTCCTCTCCGCCGCCCCGCCGGCGGAGAGGGGCTCCGTTATCGAACGCGGTTCCAGCGCCGACGAGTGGCAATGGCTTTTTTCCGCGCTTGCCGCAAAGGGCGCGACTTTCTCGACCTTCACCGAAAACCGCTACTTCACCGCGCGCAAGGAGCCGATCACCTTGCAAGGCGAAATGCGCCTCGCGCCCGAGTGCGGCCTCAGCCTCCGTTACACCGCGCCCGGGGAAACGCTCACCATCATCGACTCGGAGGGCCTGCTGCTTCGCGACGCGAAGGGTCGCACTCGCCAGATCAAGGCCGGCACGCGCGACGCCGGACTCGTCACCGCGCTCCTGCCCGTCATGCGTTTCGACAGCGAGCAACTCTTCAAGCAGTTCACCGTTTACGCCGCGCGCGACGGCGGCGACTGGCGCTTCGACTTTGTTCCGCTCAATGAAAAACTCGCCTCGGCGCTCGGCGCAATCGTCGTCACCGGCGCCGGCGCCGAGATAAAAAAAATCGCCTTCAACACCTCGCCCAAACTTCGCGTCGAAGTGCTCGTCGGCGAAAGCAAAACGGGCGTCGTGTTCACCGCCGACGAACTGAAAAGCTATTTCCGCGCCGATAAATGA
- a CDS encoding lysophospholipid acyltransferase family protein, with product MIRTLKHIYYAVAYYISWGLFMGVGFLISVLSLPFYPWRKREGLHKKMRAVQRALFRVWIRWFRASGVVRITWKNFDEPLAPGTVYISTHPCLIDAPLLLGRLPDTICVVKPAIMSNPALGAAAIVAGYVTGSNDVDMVRAVAEKVQAGASLLIFPEGTRTEPGTTLNPFKPGFALIANRAAAPVRLIIVRASAGFVTRGRPWWKIPDVLPATMELSLDREWPHDPQKSAAALSAEIESYVRGKISE from the coding sequence ATGATCCGCACGCTCAAACATATCTACTACGCCGTCGCCTACTATATTTCGTGGGGGCTTTTCATGGGCGTGGGTTTTTTGATCAGCGTGCTCAGCCTGCCGTTTTATCCGTGGCGCAAGCGCGAGGGGCTTCACAAAAAAATGCGCGCCGTCCAGCGCGCGCTGTTTCGCGTCTGGATTCGCTGGTTCCGTGCGAGCGGCGTGGTGCGCATAACGTGGAAAAACTTCGACGAACCGCTCGCCCCGGGCACGGTTTACATTTCCACGCATCCGTGCCTCATCGACGCGCCGCTCCTGCTCGGCCGCCTGCCCGACACGATTTGCGTCGTCAAACCCGCCATCATGAGCAATCCCGCGCTGGGCGCGGCCGCGATTGTCGCGGGCTACGTGACCGGCTCCAACGATGTGGACATGGTGCGCGCCGTTGCTGAAAAAGTTCAGGCCGGCGCGTCGCTGCTCATCTTCCCCGAGGGCACGCGCACCGAGCCCGGCACGACGCTCAATCCTTTTAAGCCCGGCTTCGCGCTCATCGCCAATCGCGCCGCCGCGCCGGTGCGGCTCATCATCGTGCGGGCGTCGGCCGGCTTCGTCACGCGCGGACGCCCCTGGTGGAAGATTCCCGACGTGCTGCCGGCGACAATGGAGCTCTCGCTCGACCGCGAGTGGCCGCACGATCCGCAAAAATCCGCCGCCGCGCTCTCCGCGGAAATCGAGTCTTACGTCCGGGGGAAAATATCCGAATGA
- a CDS encoding VIT domain-containing protein, translating to MKFCPLPRGFALLAVFLLILTPIARAQIALNPTDPKAERVLIRSADISTEITGRFAVTTFDLVFANPNGRDLEGTFEFPLLDGQRVVRFALDINGALREAVPVEKEKGRVVFEEIERRQVDPGLLEQTAGNNYRARIFPIPANGTRRIVIAYQEDLMTASTAANKAPRYRLALNFPNELRTFNLTASVFAAPGAKPAQASTSLALKLPAWSDGHVLQVKKENFTARGVLDLKLPAISTSARPAVITETFNGREYFYAEAALPATALKANARPEPKCVGILWDASGSGRDRNHKREFALLDAWFAAVRNVEVKLVCLRNTAAAPITFKVRRGKWSELRAALEKTIYDGATSFDGLIDDASVDEWLLFSDGVVNFGTTQNLEKLPLRAPVHAVNASAKAAPAFLRRLAAQGGGEFADLMALDAKTATSRLRRISPRVLAVERDPEAVAQIFPEVGAPVNTENGTFVVTGILRQQSATVRVKIGSNENDAQAIEVAINSGENTGSLAARAWATTKINHLAAAPGDNREDIRRTSREFRIVTPDTSLIVLETLADYIRYDIEPPAELRDEWLKQRRATDAATNKNRKQQIDRIVTMLHERVQWWEKEFPKDKPIKRPPETKPIHPASEVVILGGSERQNTVRQEQSRRRERPAAAPRANDADGEIVAIERFMVSDARQAADLDRSGFEDGRRVDKPATGSFIALQRWSPSASYLDRLRRAPEAERFSIYLEERADHAREPGFYLDVAEYFFDEAKHTPTALQILSNLAELGLEDAALLRVLGHRLVQAGRPDLALPVFERVLKIRGEEPQSRRDLALVCAKLEQYQRTADLLWEIVSRKWDDRFPEIEMIALGELNAIVATHAGKLDLSKIDARLLKNMPVGLRVILTWDADNSDIDLWVDDPSGDRAMYSRPLTYQGGRMSRDFTGGYGPEEFLVRTPKAGKYTVRINYYGDSRQTALGPVTAQVRLITDFGTASEKEKLITVRLVDKKEELEIGSIVIGE from the coding sequence ATGAAATTCTGCCCGTTGCCTCGCGGTTTTGCCCTTCTCGCCGTTTTTCTGCTGATATTGACGCCGATTGCCCGCGCGCAGATCGCACTCAACCCCACCGACCCAAAAGCCGAGCGCGTGCTCATTCGCTCCGCCGACATTTCCACCGAAATCACGGGACGTTTTGCGGTGACAACTTTCGACCTTGTTTTCGCCAATCCCAACGGACGCGATCTCGAAGGCACGTTCGAGTTTCCTCTTCTCGACGGGCAGCGCGTGGTGCGTTTCGCGCTCGATATCAACGGCGCGCTCCGCGAGGCCGTGCCGGTTGAAAAGGAAAAGGGCCGCGTGGTGTTCGAGGAAATCGAGCGCCGCCAGGTTGATCCCGGCCTGCTCGAACAAACCGCGGGCAACAATTACCGCGCGCGTATTTTCCCAATTCCGGCCAACGGCACGCGCCGCATCGTGATCGCGTATCAGGAGGATTTGATGACCGCGTCGACCGCAGCGAACAAAGCGCCGCGCTACCGCCTCGCGCTCAATTTTCCGAATGAACTGAGAACCTTCAATCTCACCGCGAGTGTTTTCGCCGCGCCCGGCGCGAAACCGGCGCAAGCGAGCACCTCGCTCGCCCTTAAACTGCCCGCATGGAGCGACGGGCATGTGCTTCAGGTGAAAAAAGAAAACTTCACCGCGCGCGGCGTGCTCGATCTCAAACTGCCCGCCATCTCAACCTCCGCCCGCCCCGCCGTGATCACGGAAACATTTAACGGACGCGAATATTTTTATGCGGAGGCCGCGCTGCCCGCCACCGCGCTGAAAGCGAATGCGCGCCCCGAGCCGAAATGCGTCGGCATCTTGTGGGACGCCTCCGGCTCGGGAAGAGATCGCAACCATAAACGCGAGTTCGCCCTGCTCGACGCGTGGTTTGCAGCGGTGCGCAATGTCGAGGTGAAGCTCGTTTGCCTGCGCAACACCGCCGCCGCCCCGATCACGTTCAAAGTGCGCAGGGGCAAGTGGTCCGAGCTTCGCGCCGCGCTCGAAAAAACAATCTACGACGGCGCGACATCATTCGACGGATTGATTGACGACGCGAGCGTGGACGAGTGGCTGCTGTTTTCCGACGGGGTGGTGAATTTCGGCACGACGCAAAACCTCGAAAAACTTCCGCTTCGCGCACCCGTCCACGCAGTGAACGCCAGCGCAAAGGCCGCACCCGCATTTCTGCGAAGACTGGCGGCACAAGGCGGCGGCGAATTCGCGGACTTGATGGCACTCGACGCAAAAACCGCGACATCACGCCTGCGCCGGATTTCGCCGCGCGTGCTCGCCGTTGAGCGCGATCCGGAGGCCGTCGCGCAAATCTTTCCCGAAGTTGGCGCGCCAGTGAATACTGAAAACGGCACGTTTGTTGTCACCGGCATTCTGCGGCAACAATCGGCAACTGTTCGTGTGAAAATCGGCTCCAATGAAAACGACGCGCAAGCGATCGAAGTCGCGATAAACTCCGGCGAAAACACGGGCTCGCTCGCCGCGCGCGCATGGGCCACGACGAAAATCAACCACCTAGCCGCCGCCCCTGGCGACAACCGCGAGGACATCCGCCGCACAAGCCGCGAGTTCCGCATCGTCACGCCGGACACATCACTGATCGTTTTGGAAACGCTCGCCGATTACATCCGCTACGACATCGAACCGCCTGCGGAATTGCGCGACGAATGGCTCAAGCAACGCCGCGCAACCGACGCCGCGACTAACAAAAACCGCAAGCAACAAATTGACCGTATCGTGACGATGCTTCATGAGCGCGTGCAGTGGTGGGAGAAGGAATTTCCGAAGGATAAACCGATAAAACGACCACCCGAAACAAAACCTATTCATCCCGCTTCAGAAGTAGTCATATTGGGTGGATCAGAAAGGCAGAATACGGTTCGTCAGGAGCAATCCCGACGGAGAGAAAGACCGGCTGCGGCACCGCGTGCGAATGATGCCGATGGTGAGATTGTCGCAATTGAACGCTTCATGGTTTCCGATGCCAGACAGGCTGCAGATTTAGACAGGTCTGGATTTGAGGACGGGCGTCGCGTGGATAAACCGGCAACAGGCTCCTTTATCGCCCTCCAGCGTTGGTCGCCCTCGGCGAGTTATCTCGACCGGTTGCGGCGCGCGCCGGAGGCGGAGCGTTTTTCAATTTACCTTGAGGAGCGCGCCGACCATGCGCGAGAGCCGGGCTTTTATCTCGATGTCGCCGAATACTTCTTTGACGAGGCAAAACACACGCCGACCGCGTTGCAGATTTTGTCGAATCTCGCGGAACTCGGGCTTGAGGATGCGGCGCTGCTGCGCGTGCTCGGCCATCGTCTTGTGCAGGCGGGGCGGCCCGATCTTGCGCTGCCGGTGTTCGAGCGTGTGTTGAAGATTCGCGGCGAGGAACCGCAGAGCCGCCGCGACCTTGCGCTCGTTTGCGCCAAGCTCGAGCAGTATCAGCGCACCGCCGATTTGCTTTGGGAGATTGTGAGCCGCAAATGGGACGACCGTTTCCCCGAGATCGAAATGATCGCGCTCGGCGAGTTGAACGCCATCGTCGCGACACACGCGGGCAAGCTCGACCTTTCCAAAATCGACGCGCGCCTGCTCAAAAACATGCCCGTCGGTTTGCGCGTCATCCTGACTTGGGACGCCGACAACAGCGACATCGACCTGTGGGTTGACGATCCGAGCGGCGACCGCGCCATGTATAGCCGTCCGCTCACTTATCAGGGTGGGCGCATGTCGCGCGACTTCACCGGCGGCTACGGGCCGGAGGAATTTTTGGTGCGCACGCCGAAGGCCGGCAAATACACGGTGCGCATCAATTATTACGGCGACAGCCGCCAGACCGCGCTCGGTCCGGTGACGGCGCAGGTGCGGTTGATCACCGATTTCGGCACGGCGAGCGAAAAGGAAAAACTCATCACCGTGCGGCTCGTGGATAAGAAGGAGGAGCTTGAGATCGGCTCGATTGTAATCGGGGAATGA
- a CDS encoding phosphopantetheine-binding protein: MSDSLIPRLKQIIITTLNLEGMTPEEIDENAPLIGSGLALDSIDALELVVKLEKEFGIKISSSEESRAALASITSLAEFIRNRADPSKLSA; this comes from the coding sequence ATGTCCGATTCGCTCATACCACGTTTGAAACAGATCATCATCACAACGCTCAATCTCGAGGGAATGACTCCCGAGGAGATTGACGAGAACGCGCCGCTCATCGGCTCCGGGCTGGCGCTCGACTCGATCGACGCGCTCGAGCTCGTTGTGAAACTCGAAAAGGAATTCGGCATCAAAATCTCCAGCAGCGAGGAATCGCGCGCCGCCCTTGCGAGCATCACGAGCCTTGCCGAGTTCATTCGCAATCGCGCCGACCCCTCCAAGCTCTCCGCCTGA
- a CDS encoding outer membrane beta-barrel protein, which translates to MPTPRSVAPDYKPPQSVSTTPAQTTYAYQAPHAGTWDFYLTTGAWFFDDTKMNARNVLVYDGPGYHDRVNGKLHIDMDDSWFFGFGAGFNVTEQFSVHARFDFANPDYDAVLTADDGRTYDVWGDADVFTGDISARYDFLKGKFRPFIQGSIGFMYIDTGIRNGRYWHDGYYWDYWDAPTVDHTYFTAGVTAGANIYFSKHVFGQLSYTCNWASTSGNGMMNHRVNVSVGWNY; encoded by the coding sequence GTGCCCACGCCCAGAAGCGTCGCGCCCGACTACAAGCCGCCGCAAAGCGTCTCCACGACGCCCGCGCAAACCACCTACGCCTATCAAGCGCCGCACGCCGGCACTTGGGACTTTTACCTGACCACCGGCGCGTGGTTTTTCGACGACACCAAAATGAACGCCCGCAACGTGCTCGTTTACGACGGCCCCGGGTATCATGACCGTGTGAACGGAAAACTTCACATCGACATGGATGACTCATGGTTCTTTGGATTCGGAGCGGGCTTCAACGTCACCGAGCAGTTTTCCGTCCATGCCCGTTTCGATTTTGCTAATCCCGATTATGACGCGGTTCTCACCGCCGACGACGGCAGGACTTACGATGTGTGGGGTGACGCCGATGTCTTCACAGGCGATATTTCAGCCCGGTATGATTTTCTGAAAGGAAAATTCCGCCCGTTCATTCAGGGCTCCATCGGGTTCATGTATATCGACACCGGCATCCGCAACGGCCGCTACTGGCATGATGGTTATTACTGGGATTATTGGGACGCGCCCACCGTCGACCACACTTACTTCACCGCCGGCGTGACCGCGGGCGCCAACATCTACTTCAGCAAACACGTTTTCGGCCAGCTCTCCTACACCTGCAACTGGGCCAGCACCTCCGGCAACGGCATGATGAATCACCGCGTCAACGTCTCCGTTGGCTGGAATTACTGA
- a CDS encoding alpha/beta hydrolase, with product MNIRTIAVALALILLSGAIHAASPVVVTHEKDIVYARKFGLALTIDVMQPAKPNGRGVLALISGGWKSSNAPVNPANYAEFLDHGYTVFAVRHGSQPKFVISEIAQDIHRAVRFVRHNAARWNVRPDRLGITGGSAGGHLSLTIGTKGGPGDPNAKDPVDRESSAVQAVACFYPPTDFLNYGKEGFDGAGTGTLKNYMKAFGQKAETPEGRQELGRELSPIYYITEKMPPTFIVHGDADKLVPLQQSEIFIQRAAKLGAVVRLHIKPGAAHGWKNKGPERALMADWFDKHLAD from the coding sequence ATGAATATACGCACAATTGCAGTTGCCCTTGCCCTGATTCTGCTAAGCGGTGCCATTCACGCCGCGTCCCCCGTCGTTGTCACGCACGAGAAGGATATTGTTTACGCGCGCAAGTTCGGCCTCGCGCTCACGATCGACGTCATGCAACCGGCCAAGCCAAACGGCCGCGGCGTTCTCGCGCTGATTAGCGGCGGCTGGAAGTCGTCCAACGCCCCGGTGAATCCCGCGAACTACGCCGAGTTTCTCGACCATGGTTACACGGTGTTCGCCGTGCGCCATGGCTCGCAGCCCAAGTTTGTCATTTCCGAGATCGCGCAGGATATTCACCGCGCCGTGCGATTTGTTCGGCATAACGCGGCGCGCTGGAACGTGCGCCCGGACCGGTTGGGAATCACCGGCGGTAGCGCGGGCGGGCACCTTTCGCTCACCATCGGCACGAAGGGCGGCCCCGGCGATCCCAATGCCAAGGATCCCGTGGATCGCGAGTCCAGCGCCGTGCAGGCCGTGGCGTGTTTTTATCCGCCGACCGATTTTCTCAATTACGGGAAGGAGGGTTTCGACGGCGCGGGCACGGGAACCCTTAAAAACTACATGAAGGCGTTCGGCCAGAAAGCGGAGACGCCCGAGGGCCGCCAGGAGCTGGGCCGCGAACTCTCGCCGATTTATTACATAACCGAAAAAATGCCGCCGACCTTTATCGTGCATGGCGACGCCGACAAACTCGTCCCCTTGCAGCAATCCGAAATCTTTATACAACGCGCCGCCAAGCTCGGCGCGGTAGTCCGGCTCCACATAAAACCCGGGGCGGCCCATGGCTGGAAAAACAAGGGACCCGAGCGCGCCCTGATGGCCGACTGGTTCGACAAGCACCTGGCCGATTGA
- a CDS encoding sodium-dependent transporter produces the protein MARSQWGSRFGFILAAAGSAVGLGAVWKFPYVTATNGGGVFLFIYLAISLTLGLVLMVTEWALGRAAQSGPVGVFKRATKNGASPAWALIGYGTILTCFLILSFYCVVGGWTVAYFLKSLGAGGPLLTPDAEVLKAQFDAFVGNPLWSSLSFVTFAALTTWIVVGGVSKGIETLSKYLMPVLFLLMLVLIVRGLTLPGATDGLLYYLRPDLSKITGKMLVDAMGLSLFSLSLGMGIMVTYGSYITSETKLVRSSLWVIFLAVTTCFLAGLMVLPPVFAFGFSPTTGPGLTMVTMPAVFAHLPAGSMFAMAFFFLLLVAALTSSVSILEVIVSFLIDEFGWSRSKSAWLTVAAFCVTGLGACLSQDGGWLGGATVFGKNLFNLYDYTTSNLLMPLGELALAIFAGWVAWPLIETQVGASDSRSVLMRAMRVFLRFVLPVLIVIVMISGL, from the coding sequence ATGGCTCGCTCTCAGTGGGGTTCACGTTTCGGGTTTATTCTGGCGGCCGCGGGTTCGGCTGTCGGGCTTGGCGCGGTGTGGAAGTTTCCCTACGTCACGGCCACGAATGGCGGCGGTGTTTTTCTGTTCATTTACCTGGCGATCAGCCTGACGCTCGGGCTTGTGCTCATGGTCACGGAATGGGCGCTCGGGCGCGCCGCGCAATCCGGGCCGGTCGGTGTGTTCAAGCGCGCAACAAAAAACGGCGCCAGCCCCGCGTGGGCGCTCATCGGTTACGGCACCATACTCACCTGCTTTTTAATTCTCTCGTTTTACTGCGTCGTGGGAGGATGGACGGTCGCCTACTTCCTGAAGTCGCTCGGCGCCGGCGGGCCGTTGCTCACCCCGGACGCGGAGGTGCTCAAGGCGCAATTCGACGCGTTTGTGGGCAATCCCCTGTGGTCGTCGCTTTCCTTCGTGACGTTCGCGGCGCTCACCACGTGGATCGTGGTTGGCGGCGTGAGCAAGGGCATCGAAACGCTTTCGAAATACCTGATGCCCGTGCTGTTTTTGCTGATGCTCGTGCTTATCGTGCGCGGGCTCACATTGCCCGGAGCGACCGACGGCCTGCTGTATTATTTGCGCCCGGATCTTTCGAAAATCACCGGCAAGATGCTGGTCGACGCGATGGGGCTCTCGCTTTTTTCGCTTTCGCTGGGCATGGGCATCATGGTGACCTACGGCTCCTACATCACCAGCGAAACCAAACTCGTGCGCTCGTCGCTGTGGGTGATTTTTCTGGCGGTGACGACGTGTTTTCTCGCGGGGCTGATGGTGCTGCCGCCCGTGTTCGCGTTTGGTTTCAGTCCGACGACGGGGCCGGGCCTGACGATGGTCACGATGCCCGCGGTGTTCGCGCACCTGCCGGCGGGCAGCATGTTCGCGATGGCATTTTTCTTTCTGCTTCTCGTGGCGGCGCTCACGTCGTCGGTGTCGATTTTGGAGGTGATCGTGAGTTTTCTGATCGACGAATTCGGCTGGTCGCGCAGCAAGTCCGCGTGGCTCACGGTGGCGGCGTTTTGCGTGACGGGCCTGGGCGCCTGCCTGTCGCAGGACGGCGGCTGGCTGGGCGGTGCCACCGTGTTTGGAAAAAATCTTTTCAACCTCTATGATTACACGACCTCGAACCTTCTCATGCCGCTTGGCGAGCTGGCGCTGGCAATTTTTGCCGGCTGGGTTGCCTGGCCCCTGATCGAAACGCAGGTGGGCGCGAGCGACTCGCGCTCGGTGTTGATGCGCGCGATGAGAGTCTTTTTGCGCTTCGTCCTGCCCGTGCTGATCGTGATCGTGATGATCAGCGGATTATAG